The Bacillus sp. B-jedd sequence GATGGCCGGGCCAGAAGACAGTTTTTCGAGCCGCTCGTTTTTATTTCCGATCAGTTTTGAAAGGACCGGCATCAGGCCGATTTCCCCTGCAAAACCGGCTCCCCGGAAAAATTCACCTTTATGGATGATCGAGCAGGAAATGCCCGTGCTAATAGTAATATAAACAAACGTTTCACCAGGGTCCACCTTCGACGCCTTCCATTCCGCATATGCGGCCATGTAAACATCGTTGTCAATAGTCATATGTCCCGTCCCGTACACTTCCGAAAGCCGCGCCGTAACCGGGAACTGCTCCCACGGCAGGTTGTTTTGAAAGACGGCGATGCCATTTTCCCTGTCCACCTTGCCAGGGACGCCGACTCCGATTCCCTCGATCTTGTCCATTCCAATCGATGACTTCTCCAAGACCCCATCGACTGCTTTCACGACCTGCGTGAACATTTTTTCCGCATCGGTCGGGTCGCTCTTCAATTCACACCGTTCCAGCACTTCCCCGCTGGAGGCTATGACTCCGGCGGCCACCTTCGTCCCGCCGATGTCAAGGCCGATTGCCACTCTTTCCATCTTTTCCACCTCATCTCGCCTTGCTTGTGAAATCCCCGTCTGCTGCAGGGAAATCCATTTCTCATAACTGCCCGTTAATACGGGATAACGGGAAAAGGGCGCTCATTTGCCCAAAAGCAAACCCGCTCCCCAATCCCGTCTCTGTCTACACATACTTCCTGTTATAGTCATACAGAAGGCCAAGCAACCCAGCCAAACCGATCAGCATAATGCCAAAGTCCATTCGCCCGGCCTTTTTTTGGCCAATGACAATCAGTGCGACGAACACAATGAAAAAAACTAATTTGATGACAGCAAGCACCTTACTGTTCATTCACCGTTCCCTCCCACCTGATTTCACTTGGCGCAAGAGTGACCTCGCGGCTGTCGCCGTTTCCATCGAAAACAAGCGTTGTCTGTTCCTTCGCCGAATTATTGACAATCGCCATTTTGCCGATTGAAGGATAATAATGGACCTCGCAATAAATATTGCTCGCATTCCATTTCATAAACTCGCCTTCTTTACCCGCCGCATAGTACAGCGAGCGGAGCAGGAGGCGCGTATTTTCCTCGCTGTACGGCAGGCCGGCGATATAGACGGTGCGGCCTTTTCCGAACGGATGGCTGGCAAGATGGACTTCCCCATCGGAATACTCGATGATCTCTGTCTCTTCCGTCAGCGCGTAAATATTTTTCATACTTTCACCAAAATCCAATCCCGTGCTGTCCGCGGTAATGAAATGCTCGCCGACTGGAGTCGTGAAATATTTATCTGTCGATAAACTGAACCCAAGCTCCTTATCAACGCCGAACGCCGTTGCCAGCTGGAAATAATGGCCTTGATGCTGGCAGGCAGTCGGTTCGCCAATACCGACAAAGCCGCCGCCATTGAAAATCCACGACCTGAGGTTCGAAACGAGCCTTTCATCCTTCCAGACATCGCCGCCGGAAAAGGCAGTCATTGCATCACCGGCATTGATGATGACATCGACGCCTTCTGGCACACCGACCTCAATCACATCATCAAAGCTGATAAACTCGACATCGACAGACGCTCCGCTCAGCGATTCAAGGACGCCGAGATACGAATAAATCTGTTTATACCAAAGGGCATGTGCAACCATATGGGTTTGCCATGTGCGCAGCCTGCCCCATGAATTGAGCACAGCGACCTTCAATCCGGAATGTGGCTTGACGTTTTTTATGGTGTCGTAAATCGTCCTGAATTCGTCTGTTACATGTTCAATATAGTCAACAAACTCAGGGAATTTATAGGCGAGGCTCAAATAGCCGCCATAGCCGATACGGTCAACCGGATTCCTGAGGATTGCCCGCCTTGCCGTCAGCCAGTTTTCATTCGCTTCAATGACCGGATTGTTCCCTTCATAAAACGTATCCGGGAAGAAATATGGCAGGAACCGTCCTTCCGTGTATTTCACATGAGGGATATCGGCAATCATCCGCAATGTCGCGCCGCCGCCGACACTGCCGACAACCGCGTCAAGGCCGATTTCCTTAAAGTACTTTCCGTACGGCTCGGTGCCGATCCAATTGTCGCCAAGAAACATCATTGCTTCCTTGCCGCTTTCGTGGACAAGGTCGACAAGCTTCCCTGCCTCGGCTGCAACGAATTTTTGCACAAAGTCCATGTAATCGAGGAACGCTTGTGTAGGTACCCGGAACGCTGTATTGTAATAGCCCTGATCGACGATATCCTCCGGCCTCAGGCGATAGCCCTTTTCCTTTTCAAAAGCATCCAGCGCGGCAACCGAAACACTTGCCCCATAACCAAACCAGTCAACGAACTTCTCTTTGCCAAGGTTATTGAACACTAATGTGAAATGGTAAAAGAACGTCGTGAACCGGACAACATCCGTATCGGGATTGTCCTTCAACCACTGCTTCAGATAGCTGCTCATATACTCGTTTGAGTTCGGATGCCGGACATCGAACGGAATGTCATGCGGCTTGTCGCCCCAGTCGTTCGTAATATGGTTGTACATCTGGGTCGGATCCCAAATGGCAAAAACGAGGAAGGAAACGGTGTATTCATGCCACGGAACAGCATTGCGGATGACAACCGTATTTGTCTCTTCAACCACTTCCCAGTTGTTGTTGTCGACAACTTCACCGGTCGTCCGGTCGATGACCTCCCAATATTTCTTCGGGTCATGGACGTAATCCGGCTTCAGCTGCTCCTCGAAATAGCCTTTCATGAACCCGATTTCGAGAGTGTCCGAAACGGCCGTGTTGAACGTGCTCATCAAGTATAGCTGCTGGCACTCGTCCATATGTTTTTCGGCAAAATCATTATGGGCGCGCGCCACAAAATACGTTGTATAAATTTTTGCATCAAGCTGCTTGATCTCATCGTCCAGCTTCGTCCCGTCGCTGTCGCGGAT is a genomic window containing:
- a CDS encoding ROK family protein, which codes for MERVAIGLDIGGTKVAAGVIASSGEVLERCELKSDPTDAEKMFTQVVKAVDGVLEKSSIGMDKIEGIGVGVPGKVDRENGIAVFQNNLPWEQFPVTARLSEVYGTGHMTIDNDVYMAAYAEWKASKVDPGETFVYITISTGISCSIIHKGEFFRGAGFAGEIGLMPVLSKLIGNKNERLEKLSSGPAIQSLAASALNFEGETAAGIFQGYLEGEHQYQPIINDMTETLAQAVYAINCLLDPHCIVFGGSVITHNPFLLNLVKKNLARHLIPEQRHILGQMSISRLGSNNGIVGAGLRMFEHQAVR
- a CDS encoding DUF6903 family protein, with protein sequence MNSKVLAVIKLVFFIVFVALIVIGQKKAGRMDFGIMLIGLAGLLGLLYDYNRKYV
- the gnpA gene encoding 1,3-beta-galactosyl-N-acetylhexosamine phosphorylase codes for the protein MKQTRGRVTLPSEENFLAETKELMERWGADAIRDSDGTKLDDEIKQLDAKIYTTYFVARAHNDFAEKHMDECQQLYLMSTFNTAVSDTLEIGFMKGYFEEQLKPDYVHDPKKYWEVIDRTTGEVVDNNNWEVVEETNTVVIRNAVPWHEYTVSFLVFAIWDPTQMYNHITNDWGDKPHDIPFDVRHPNSNEYMSSYLKQWLKDNPDTDVVRFTTFFYHFTLVFNNLGKEKFVDWFGYGASVSVAALDAFEKEKGYRLRPEDIVDQGYYNTAFRVPTQAFLDYMDFVQKFVAAEAGKLVDLVHESGKEAMMFLGDNWIGTEPYGKYFKEIGLDAVVGSVGGGATLRMIADIPHVKYTEGRFLPYFFPDTFYEGNNPVIEANENWLTARRAILRNPVDRIGYGGYLSLAYKFPEFVDYIEHVTDEFRTIYDTIKNVKPHSGLKVAVLNSWGRLRTWQTHMVAHALWYKQIYSYLGVLESLSGASVDVEFISFDDVIEVGVPEGVDVIINAGDAMTAFSGGDVWKDERLVSNLRSWIFNGGGFVGIGEPTACQHQGHYFQLATAFGVDKELGFSLSTDKYFTTPVGEHFITADSTGLDFGESMKNIYALTEETEIIEYSDGEVHLASHPFGKGRTVYIAGLPYSEENTRLLLRSLYYAAGKEGEFMKWNASNIYCEVHYYPSIGKMAIVNNSAKEQTTLVFDGNGDSREVTLAPSEIRWEGTVNEQ